A genomic stretch from Panthera uncia isolate 11264 chromosome E3, Puncia_PCG_1.0, whole genome shotgun sequence includes:
- the LOC125928429 gene encoding collagen alpha-1(I) chain-like, whose amino-acid sequence MVGTLLVVNSGVFKSANRLPQPILNWNLRITSVTGQTEARARTHKRDENPPSNAGELREPRTPPPASTQHTPKFKSRTAAPSSSRLDVSTSRLVHRTPWRASPPAAAHGCRSGGARGRQSRPFPRQPAWASPLPPARLRNPKATLPRATNSSRAPRPGCEDLARKEVLGDRRLPAVRFPLILLRRSQLHGKGCSGQKGSYQDPDGGGERGSRSCRPPPRSDPPPTPHCALSGSAGRAEPRAPRSLAPGGVAAAPGLGTPAGRRRAPAAARRSRAPTSGRLQVGRRGPQGSAPAGDTARRAAARHAAPTGPAGAEEEETPPPPPPGAEEKVRPPARRRSPSAATAAPHSQPGRTRRPPAPAAAADWPRGGGSRASRPAPTPSPVFKLAAPAPLEFHAGPRARLGGFPRRLRPLGTRGAHCRPAPSPHALGGQLGRGRRGPQGWGRRRPRPSRACGLAGGLAHVWPRGGWAGCPSHALGQVGAPLPARRARPPRPPTPSPGIRPLQPVGGVRVVTRQVTVIANETHAQSGFQSLATKATTRCRPAACCQKWTPALEGRPRSCVACKDPSAACSRPVEGPVSGKGLPREVSLKREDLLGRGSHRGEGLIAERVPGEFS is encoded by the exons ATGGTTGGTACGCTCCTAGTGGTCAATTCTGGGGTGTTCAAATCCGCCAACAGACTACCACAACCCATTCTCAACTGGAATTTGAGGATtaca TCGGTCACCGGGCAAACCGaagcacgcgcgcgcacacacaagCGCGACGAGAATCCTCCTAGTAACGCGGGGGAGTTACGTGAACCGCGAACACCGCCACCGGCTTCCACGCAGCACACCCCGAAG TTCAAGTCCCGGACGGCGGCGCCGAGCTCGTCCCGCCTAGACGTGAGCACGTCCCGGCTGGTCCACCGCACGCCGTGGAGAGCGTCTCCGCCGGCCGCTGCGCACGGCTGCCGAAGTGGGGGCGCCCGCGGCCGTCAGTCCCGTCCCTTCCCGCGACAGCCAGCAtgggcctcccccctcccccccgcacgGCTGAGGAACCCCAAAGCCACCCTCCCCAGAGCTACCAACAGCAGCAGGGCCCCGCGCCCCGGCTGTGAAGACCTCGCCCGAAAGGAAGTCTTGGGCGACCGCCGCCTGCCCGCCGTTCGCTTTCCCCTCATCCTTCTCCGGCGAAGCCAACTTCACGGGAAAGGATGCTCCGGCCAAAAGGGTTCCTACCAGGACCCGGACGGAGGGGGCGAGCGCGGCTCGCGGAGCTGCCGCCCCCCTCCTCGATCcgatcccccccccaccccccactgcgcCCTCTCCGGGAGCGCGGGGAGAGCAGAGCCGCGGGCACCCCGAAGTTTGGCTCCCGGCGGTGTGGCCGCCGCCCCGGGGCTCGGGACCCCGGCAGGACGGCGCCGCGCCCCTGCGGCCGCGCGGAGAAGCCGGGCTCCGACGAGCGGCCGGCTCCAAGTTGGGCGGCGGGGACCGCAAGGCTCCGCTCCCGCCGGCGACACAGCCCGCAGGGCAGCTGCCCGCCACGCGGCCCCGACG GGTCCGGCGGGCGCTGAGGAGGAGGagacgccgccgccgcccccgcccggcGCTGAGGAGAAAGTGCGCCCGCCCGCGCGCCGGCGCTCGCCCTCCGCCGCCACCGCCGCGCCCCATTCACAGCCCGGCCGCACGCGCCGCCCgcccgcgcccgccgccgccgctgaTTGGCCGAGGGGAGGCGGCTCGCGGGCCTCGCGTCCCGCCCCCACGCCCTCGCCTGTTTTCAAACTCGCGGCGCCCGCCCCCCTGGAATTTCACGCCGGGCCGCGGGCTCGCCTCGGCGGCTTCCCGCGCCGGCTGCGCCCCCTAGGGACGCGCGGCGCGCACTGCAGGCCGGCGCCGTCTCCGCACGCGCTCGGCGGCCAGCTCGGGCGGGGGCGGCGCGGGccgcaggggtgggggcggcgcCGGCCTCGCCCCTCTCGGGCGTGCGGGCTCGCAGGTGGGCTGGCGCACGTGTGGCCGAGGGGCGGCTGGGCCGGGTGCCCGAGCCACGCGCTGGGGCAGGTGGGCGCGCCCCTCCCGGCGCGTCGAGCCagacctccccgcccccccacccccagccccgggaTCCGCCCGCTCCAGCCAGTGGGTGGTGTTCGGGTAGTTACGCGCCAAGTTACCGTGATTGCAAACGAGACACACGCGCAATCGGGTTTTCAGTCGTTAGCAACAAAAGCCACCACTAGGTGCAGACCCGCCGCCTGTTGCCAGAAGTGGACTCCGGCTTTGGAGGGGCGTCCAAGGTCATGTGTGGCCTGCAAGGACCCCAGCGCCGCCTGTTCCCGCCCAGTGGAGGGGCCGGTCTCTGGGAAGGGTCTCCCAAGGGAAGTTTCCCTTAAGAGGGAGGATCTCTTAGGGAGAGGGTCTCATAGGGGGGAGGGTCTTATAGCGGAAAGGGTCCCCGGGGAGTTCTCCTAG